In the genome of uncultured Celeribacter sp., the window CAGTCAAAGATCACCGGGCCGTCGTAGTTGATCATCTCCATGATCGCATCGTCCAGATCTTTCGGATCGGAACATTGAATGCCTTTCGCGCCAAAGGCTTCGGCCAATTTCACAAAGTCAGGCAGGCTCTCGGACCAGGACGACGAATAGCGCTCGCCGTGCAAGAGTTGCTGCCACTGACGCACCATGCCGAGGCGTTCGTTGTTCAGGATGAACTGTTTCACCGGCGCGCGGTACTGCATCGCCGTGCCCATTTCTTGCATGTTCATCAGCCACGAGGCTTCGCCAGCCACGTTGATCACGAGGCTCTCAGGATGCGCCAATTGCACACCGATGGAGGCCGGGAAGCCGTAGCCCATGGTGCCAAGCCCGCCCGAGGTCATCCAGCGGTTCGGATCCTCGAAATTGAGGAACTGTGCCGCCCACATCTGGTGCTGGCCCACTTCTGTGGTGACATAACGGTCCATGCCCTTGGTCAGCGCTTCGAGACGCTCCAGCGCATATTGCGGTTTGATCACCGTTTCGGACGGCTTGTAGGTCAGGCAGCGAACTTTGCGCCATTCCTCGATCTGTTCCCACCACGTAGAGGTGTCGGCCACCTTGCGGCCACGCGATTTCCAAACCTTGAGCACGTCTTCCAAGACATGACCCACATCGCCGATCACCGGCAGGTCAACACGAATGATCTTGTTGATCGACGAGGGGTCGATGTCGACATGCACCTTGGTGGAGTTCGGCGAGAAGTCCTGAATCCGGCCGGTGATCCGGTCGTCGAACCGCGCGCCGATGTTGATCATCAGGTCACAGCCATGCATCGCCATATTGGCTTCATAGAGACCATGCATGCCGAGCATGCCCAGCCAGCCTTTGCCCGACGCCGGGTAGGCGCCCAGACCCATCAGGGTCGAGGTGATCGGGAAGCCCGTGGCATCGACCAGCTCGCGCAAGAGCTGCGACGCGCCGGGACCGGAGTTGATCACACCGCCGCCGGTGTAGAACACGGGACGCTCGGCCTTCTCGATGAGCGCGACCAGATCGGTGATCTCCTCGATGGAGGCTTTCACGCGCGGTTGATAATGGCTCACCTTGGCTTTCGCGGGGGGCGTATATTCGCCATCGGCGAACTGCACATCTTTCGGCAGGTCGATCAGAACCGGACCGGGGCGGCCGGAGGTGGCGACGTGGAACGCCTGATGGATCGTGCCGGACAGTTCGTCCGTGTCCTTCACCAGCCAGTTGTGTTTCGTGCAGGGCCGGGTGATGCCGACGGTGTCAGCCTCCTGAAACCCGTCCGTGCCGATCATGAAGGTCGGCACCTGACCGGAGAACACCACCAGCGGGATCGAGTCCAAGAGCGCGTCCGTCAGACCGGTCACCGCATTGGTTGCACCAGGACCCGAGGTCACCAGCGCCACGCCAACCTTGCCGGTCGAGCGCGCATAGCCTTCGGCGGCATGGATCGCGGCCTGCTCATGGCGCACCAAAACGTGCTTGATGTCGTTCTGCTGGAAAATTTCGTCGTAGACCGGAAGGACAGCGCCCCCCGGGTAGCCAAATACCGTGTCCACACCCTGATCCTTCAGGGCCTGAACCACCATTTTTGCTCCGGTCATCTGACGTGTCATGTTTCTCTCCGTCTCACGCGTCACTTACGTTTTTGGCAATAAAAAAGCCCCCGGTTTCAATCGGGGGCGCATGGGTTCCATTCTGGTTAACCGTCACCGGCCCATGCGCGTTTTCCCTACGACTACAAGAATAATGCCTGACATGGCTTGGGGTCCTTCATTGCGTGCCGGGACATTATGTGCACCCGCAGCAGGCGTCAACTGCAAAACCGCTGTTTTGTGAATAAAATGTCGTGGGGCGGGGTTCGCGCGAAATAATGTTAAAAGGGCTGACCTATTTTTAGGCCAGCCCCCAAATCCTTCCTACGGCGCAGCCCTCACTCCTGAAGCACAAGCTCCACCCTGCGGTTCTTGGCTCGCCCAGCGTCCGTGGCATTGCTCGTGACCGGCGCCACAGGCCCCGCGCCGTAGGGCGTCAGCCGCGTGCTGTCGATGCTATATTGCCCCGCGAGGGCTGTGCTGACCGCCTCGGCGCGCGCCTCGCTCAAGTCGCGATTGTAGGCCAGAGCGCCTTTGCTGTCGGTGTGACCTACAACGTAAAAGCGTTTGTCGGGATGATTGCCGAGATAGTCCGCGATGACCTCAAGTGCCGGCGCGGACTCTGCGGTCAGGGTCGCTTTGTCGAAATCGAAAAACAGCCCGTCGAGCACCACATGCCCGTCTTTTTCCATGTCGTCGGTCAGGCCTTCGAGGTTGATGCTGATCCGTTCGTCATTCAACGCCTCTGTCTGGCTGATGTCGAGCACGATGCTGGCGGGAAAGTTCATCGCCGTATGCTGGGCCACCAAAAGCGAAATGATATAGGTGCCACCCTCGGCCTCGCCGGTGCCGGACCAGTAATAATAGCTGTGCCGGTTGCCATGACGGTTTGGCGCATCCAGATAGGGGTTCTGCCCCTTACGTTGTGGATCGCCATACCAATAGAGTTGCCGCACGAAGCGATCACCACATTCGGCGTCGGATTTGCAGGTGAACACCGGCTCGAACCCGGCCTGCTCAAAAGCCTTCTCGAAATTGCGAAAGATCGCCAGAGCCGAGAGGGACTTTTTCTCAGCCCGGTAGGTCAGGGTGGTCGATTTGCCCTCGAACCGCTCCACCGGTGGAAGGTCTTCTCCCGGTGTGATCCGGCCCGTGGCAATCATGAATTCCTGATAGTCCGACGTGTGGTAGCCGACAATATCGGTGCCGGGCATGCGCGAAATCAGCGGGTGGTCATGGGCGCCTTTGACGTCATTTTGTG includes:
- a CDS encoding acetolactate synthase 3 large subunit, which translates into the protein MTRQMTGAKMVVQALKDQGVDTVFGYPGGAVLPVYDEIFQQNDIKHVLVRHEQAAIHAAEGYARSTGKVGVALVTSGPGATNAVTGLTDALLDSIPLVVFSGQVPTFMIGTDGFQEADTVGITRPCTKHNWLVKDTDELSGTIHQAFHVATSGRPGPVLIDLPKDVQFADGEYTPPAKAKVSHYQPRVKASIEEITDLVALIEKAERPVFYTGGGVINSGPGASQLLRELVDATGFPITSTLMGLGAYPASGKGWLGMLGMHGLYEANMAMHGCDLMINIGARFDDRITGRIQDFSPNSTKVHVDIDPSSINKIIRVDLPVIGDVGHVLEDVLKVWKSRGRKVADTSTWWEQIEEWRKVRCLTYKPSETVIKPQYALERLEALTKGMDRYVTTEVGQHQMWAAQFLNFEDPNRWMTSGGLGTMGYGFPASIGVQLAHPESLVINVAGEASWLMNMQEMGTAMQYRAPVKQFILNNERLGMVRQWQQLLHGERYSSSWSESLPDFVKLAEAFGAKGIQCSDPKDLDDAIMEMINYDGPVIFDCLVEKHENCFPMIPSGKAHNEMLLGDASVEGAIKSDGAVLV
- a CDS encoding OmpA family protein, with translation MLKPLSLAASLCLCLAQPLLAQNDVKGAHDHPLISRMPGTDIVGYHTSDYQEFMIATGRITPGEDLPPVERFEGKSTTLTYRAEKKSLSALAIFRNFEKAFEQAGFEPVFTCKSDAECGDRFVRQLYWYGDPQRKGQNPYLDAPNRHGNRHSYYYWSGTGEAEGGTYIISLLVAQHTAMNFPASIVLDISQTEALNDERISINLEGLTDDMEKDGHVVLDGLFFDFDKATLTAESAPALEVIADYLGNHPDKRFYVVGHTDSKGALAYNRDLSEARAEAVSTALAGQYSIDSTRLTPYGAGPVAPVTSNATDAGRAKNRRVELVLQE